tttagtctcttccacatggtggaaggtaaacagtgtattattaattcaacaacggtatcggatcggtatctGGTATCGACAGATAAAAAGCCCAGACATCGGTATTgagactgaaaaagtcggatcggtgcatccctatcaGTCGATTGGACGCAGAAGCATAAgtcaggcaaaaaaaacaaacaacaaaaatgttggaaaaaacacaaaaagcgacacaaacaaaatgggaaaagaagcaacaaaaacagcTGAAATCTTTTACAGGGCAGCAAATCAGTTAAAACctgaatatatttatgttttggaCCGACAGAAGTAAACATTTAAAAGACATCAGCTTTGATTTTGAGGAACTTTGACAGAGATTTTTGGctactttctgacattttacatcCAAACCAACCAACTTCCTCCTGACTCCTGCACattggctgcgtggcgtgtctgtttttatttgggcTGCCATGGTAACAGGTCAGCTAACACACTGGCTGCTTGACGCGCATGTAACACGCGctaacgcgtgcatgctagaaataggactaACGCCTAATTTTCACAAGcctttccaggcaaaatagaataggaaaagatctTTATAGGTCatattgacacaaatacatattaataaattacacgttgatgtttgaaagtctcgacgttttgacataaatgcagatatatatatatatatatgtgattttaaaaaataataatgaataattatcgattttcatcaagtttctggtgtgcaaagacatagaaaacgccacgctcCGGCCACGCAGCCAGCGGAGGAAACAGACGGCAGACTCATCGACGACGGTGTGACAGTAATAACCGAtagttgcagctctactttTTGGTGTTCAAGTGCATAACATTTGTTCTCACATTTATGGCTTTATTTAGAGTAACCAAGGCGAGTGGATGCGGCGGCGGCGGCCAGGTCTCCTATAGTCTCTTGGTGTGCTTGGCGTTGTAGTGGCTCCGCATGTCTTTCCGTAGGCGGAACTTCTCGCCGCAAACGCCGCAGATGTACAGGTGCACGTCCATGTGTTTCTCCAGCTGCTCGCCGCCGGGGAAGATCTGGAAACACACCTGGCAGATGGTTTCCCCGGCCGCCAGGTGGGAGATCATGTGGCGCACGTGGTCGTGTTTGAGGAAGGTTCCCTGGTCGCACACGGGGCAGACGTAGCGCGCCATGCCGCGGTGCATGTCGGTGTGCAGCCTCAGCTGCCGCTCGCGCAGGAACTGCTTCCCGCAGGTCTGGCAGCTGAACTGCTTCTCCTTGGTGTGCACCGTGTAGTGCTCGCGCAGGTGGCAGCGCTGGTAGAAGCCTTTGCCGCAGATGCTGCAGAAGTGTTTGCGCCGGTGGTCCGGTTCCCCGCCGGCGGCCGCGGTGCCGTCTTCCAACAGCGGCGGGCGGAAGAGCTCCTCGTGGCAGGATAAGGTGTGCTCCAGCGCCAGGCTCTCGCTCTGGAAGAGAGCGCCGCAGTGAGGGCACGCCAGGTCGCCTTCCTCCGCTCCGTCAGCACCCGAGGGATCCTCCGGCAGAGAGGCCTCGTCCTCGCCGGGAGAGTCCGACTCGCCTCCTGTTGATTGGAACACATTCAGACATTAATCATCAGATAACAGGTGAGACAATAACATGGATGTACATTgtatacagtgctgctcataagtttatgaacccatgctaaagttgactaaaagaggaataaaaaaaaaaattaggaaaaatccaacctttaaggacaccaatttgctttgtgaatgaataatgtatcgtaaataaataaatgttcttctttaaaatacagggggcataagtcagtccacccctatgttagattcccatagaggcaggcagatggttatttataaaggccagttatttcatggatcaggatactatgcatcctgatgaagttcccttggcctttggaattaagatagcacaacacacacacacacacacacacacacacacacacacacacacacacacacacacacacacgcacacgcacacgcacacgcacacgcacacgcacgcacacacttttatatcagttagcctaatagctggtttgatttgcattgagagatgatcttatagaaagtaccccatgccaatctctaggtgggtgtgtaaacttatgAGCATCTCTGTATTTAGAGCAGGTTTTTTTTCAGTCGCTGAACTCTTTCTTTtcaataatattttgtataatgttgtattttattacCTTTACACGATGACAGAGAGTTAACGTTGTAATTTCTATTATCAAAGTGTTTATTAGtgatacagtggaaattagttgAAATGTGTATATTTGTTAGGATGTTGATTTACGGTAGCCTGGTGAgtgtcctgatctggcgagctccagttctcctcccagatcagtctgccatcttgaggcagagaaaatttggagccgttagccaaacgaccgaccaatcagtgttggttttgaggtgggttaggtggtgatagacagatggtttatccaatcagctaaccaagattttcagacagcggtagccctaattctgttagccgctcgctaatgcttttgtccctcttggatccttcttttggaacatggaccaggaacctgaaatggggccttttattcttttattcctaaattctcgttacacaaacggcaaatctcctttaccgacatattgctagcttgctgagctaacgagctatgctttgcctgcagcagcagcagcaggggtagcctggctcgtggttgtattttcctacgcttcgtggatctgattggttgatttgagcccgtctatcaccaaatatagctgatagacagatggtttatccaatcaactaaccaggattttcgccccttcccaaaagttctccaacggaaagttcccagatggatatgccgagctaacgagaagcgatccatctggtggagtcaggttagatttacggtgtgtgccccctACACtttctggttgtgcccctaatATTTCAGTTcgaggccactgtgctcctagtgagaAAAGGAGCCCTGGTTCCCTACCTAGTGACAAGAgtcagtctggagccctggttcCCTACCTAGTGACAAGAgtcagtctggagccctggttcCCTACCTAGTGACAAGAgtcagtctggagccctggttcCCTACCTAGTGACAAGAgtcagtctggagccctggttcTGGAGCCCCTACCTAGTGACAAGAgtcagtctggagccctggttcCCTCACTGGAGCCCTGGTGACAAGAgtcagtctggagccctggttcCCTACCTGGTTTCCCTACCTGAGTGACAAGAgtcagtctggagccctggttcCCTACCTAGTGACAAGAgtcagtctggagccctggagCCCTGGTTCCCTACCTAGTGACAAGAGTCAGCCTGGAGCCCTGGTTCCCTACCTAGTGACAAGAgtcagtctggagccctggttcCCTACCTAGTGACAAGAGTCAGCCTGGAGCCCTGGTTCCCTACCTAGTGACAAGAgtcagtctggagccctggttcCCTACCTAGTGACAAGAGTCAGCCTGGAGCCCTGGTTCCCTACCTAGTGACAAGAGTCAGCCTGGAGCCCTGGTTCCCTACCTAGTGACAAGAGTCAGCCTGGAGCCCTGGTTCCCTACCTAGTGACAAGAGTCAGCCTGGAGCCCTGGTTCCCTACCTAGTGACAAGAgtcagtctggagccctggttcCCTACCTAGTGACAAGAGTCAGCCTGGAGCCCTGGTTCCCTACCTAGTGACAAGAGTCAGCCTGGAGCCCTGGTTCCCTACCTAGTGACAAGAGTCAGCCTGGAGCCCTGGTTCCCTACCTAGTGACAAGAgtcagtctggagccctggttcCCTACCTAGTGACAAGAGTCAGCCTGGAGCCCTGGTTCCCTGGAGCCCTGGTTCCCTAGTGACAAGAGTCAGCTGGAGCCCTGGAGCCCTGGGTTCCCTACCTAGTGACAAGAGTCAGCCTGGAGCCCTGGTTCCCTACCTAGTGACAAGAgtcagtctggagccctggttcCCTACCTAGTGACAAGAGTCAGCCTGGAGCCCTGGTTCCCTACCTCAGTGACAAGACAGTCAGCCTGGAGCCCTGGTTCCCTACCCTAGTGACAAGAGTCAGCCTGGAGCCCTGGTTCCCTACCTAGTGACAAGAGTCAGCCTGGAGCCCTGGTTCCCTACCTAGTGACAAAGTCAGCCTCACCTAGTGCCTGGAGCCCTGGTTCCCTACCTAGTGACAAGAGTCAGCCTGGAGCCCTGGTTCCCTACCTAGTGACAAGTCAGCCTGGAGCCCTGGAGCCCTGGTTCCCTGGTTACCTAGTGACAAGAGTCAGCCTGGAGCCCTGGTTCCCTACCTAGTGACAAGAGTCAGCCTGGAGCCCTGGTTTCTCAGCCTGGAGCCCTGGTTCCTACCTAGTGACAAGAGTCAGCCTGGAGCCCTGGTTCCCTACCTAGTGACAAGAGTCAGCCTGGAGCCCTGGTTTAGTGACAAGAGTCAGCCTGGAGCCCCTGCAGCTGGCGTCCTTTGATCAGCTGGCGCCCTTTGATCACCTTGTGCGCAGCGCCCGCAGGCGCAGATGTTGCCCATGTGGTCCGACAGGTAGTGCGCCGACTTGTTCTCCTCCGTCAGCGCCGCGCCGCACAGTTCACACGGAGCGCAGCCGCCGTCCTGCTGCTCCGGCTTCTCCTCTTTGACTCGACGCAGCTTCGCCGGGATTCCCGAGTCGTCGCCGCTCGGCACGTGGGCGTGGCCTCCGTCCAAAGGCTCGCCGCCACTCAGGGCTGCTCCAttatgggagaaaaaaatatgaatcacgattacttcggtcaatattgaaatcacgataatttatcACGATtgctcgttgacttctggaaaagATGTTATAGATAGCCTGaaatctgtctgtctgggtgtgttggtctgtgtgtgtttgtctgtgtgtgtttgtcagtgtttgtgtctgtctgtgtttgtgtgtgtttgtgtctgtctgtgtctgtctgtctgtctgtgtatctgtctgtctgtctgtgtatctgtctgtctgtctgtgtatctgtctgtctgtctgtctgtctgtctgtgtgtgtatctgtctgtctgtctgtgtatctgtctgtctatctgtctgtgtatctgtctgtctgtctgcgtatctgtgtatctatctgtctgtgtatctgtctgtctgtctgtgtatctgtgtatctatctgtctgtgtatctgtgtacctatctgtctgtctgtgtatctgtctgtctgtctgtgtatctgcctgtctgtgtatctgtctgtctgtctgtgtatctgtctgtctgtctgtgtatctgtctgtgtatctgtgtatctgtctgtgtatctgtctgtctgtgtatctgtctgtctgtgtatctgtcggtctgtctgtgtatctgtctgtctgtctgtgtatctgtctgtctgtctgtgtatctgtctgtgtatctgtctgtctgtgtatctgtctgtgtatctgtctgtgtatctgtctgtctgtgtatctgtctgtgtatctgtctgtctgtgtatctgtctgtctgtgtatctgtctgtctgtgtatctgtctgtgtatctgtctgtctgtgtatctgtctgtctgtctgtgtatctgtcggtctgtctgtgtatctgtcggtctgtctgtgtatctgtctgtctgtctgtgtatctgtctgtgtatctgtctgtctgtgtatctgtctgtgtatctgtctgtctgtgtatctgtctgtgtatctgtcggtctgtctgtgtatctgtctgtctgtctgtgtatctgtctgtgtatctgtctgtgtatctgtctgtctgtgtatctgtctgtgtatctgtctgtctgtgtatctgtctgtctgtgtatctgtctgtcttaccTCCCGGCAGCGTTCCCCTGACCACCTCGATCTCAGCGAATGCGTTCTCTTCTTCGGGCTCCGTCTTCACGCAGACGCCGCCGGGCTCGCCGTCTCGCTCCGCCTCGTCCTCGCCCTTACAGACCGGCGCTCTCCGGAGCTGAACGGCTTTGGGTTCGACCAGGTCCATTCGCCCGCCGGCGCCTCTCCTCTCGGCCGTGGCCCTCAGTGCAGGTCAGGATGTGCTCGTCCCCGTCCGGGCGGAGCTGAACCTCGATCTCATGCGTGCGCCTGAAGCGCCGTTCTCCTTCAGAGGCGAAAAGCTCTCCGCCCGCCGTCGGTATTGAAGTCGCCGCTTAAAAAGGAACACGCGCCTGGGCGCCTGCCCCCAGCGCCAGACTTTATCGCATTCACTGTAGCCCCCAGAGTTACAACTAGTcccatacccttctcatctcttcgGGACTTTATCTTcgccccagagttagactagtccatagaAAAATATAATCTCATTTTTGGGACTTTATCTGATTCACGATAATTTAaaactagtccatacataccctctcacttattgggactttatcttattcactgtaacccccagagttagactagtccatacatacccttctcatctcttattgggactttatcttattcactgtaacccccagagttagactagtccatacatacccttctcatctcttattgggactttatcttattcactgtaacccccagagttagactagtccatacatacccttctcatctcttattgggactttatcttattcactgtaaccccagagttagactagtccatacatacccttctcatctcttattgggactttatcttattcactgtaacccccagagttagactagtccatacatacccttctcatctcttattgggactttatcttattcactgtaacccccagagttagactagtccatacatacccttctcatctcttattgggactttatcttattcactgtaacccccagagttagactagtccatacatacccttctcatctcttattgggactttatcttattcactgtaacccccagagttagactagtccatacatacccttctcatctcttattgggactttatcttattcactgtaacccccagagttagactagtccatacatacccttctcatctcttattgggactttatcttattcactgtaacccccagagttagactagtccatacatacccttctcatctcttattgggactttatcttattcactgtaacccccagagttagactagtccatacatacccttctcatctcttattgggactttttatcttattcactgtaacccagagttagactagtccatacatacccttctcatctcttattgggactttatcttattcactgttcAGAGTTAGACCtccatacccttctcatctcttattgggactttagggCTGCTCCCCCAGAGGATAGAAAATATAATCTAGTCCGACCCTTCTCATCTttttgggactttatcttattcactgtaattgAAGTCACGATAGTCCAaaatacccttctcatctcttattgggactttatcttattcactgtaacccccagagttagactagtccatacatacccttctcatctcttattgggactttatcttattcactgtaacccccagagttagactagtccatacatacccttctcatctcttattgggactttatcttattcactgtaacccccagagttagactagtccatacatacccttctcatctcttattgggactttatcttattcactgtaacccccagagttagactagtccatacatacccttctcatctcttattgggactttatcttattcactgtaacccccagagttagactagtccatacatacccttctcatctcttattgggactttatcttattcactgtaacccccagagttagactagtccatacatacccttctcatctcttattgggactttatcttattcactgtaacccccagagttagactagtccatacatacccttctcatctcttattgggactttatcttattcactgtaacccccagagttagactagtccatacatacccttctcatctcttattgggactttatcttattcactgtaacccccagagttagactagtccatacatacccttctcatctcttattgggactttatcttattcactgtaacccccagagttagactagtccatacatacccttctcatctcttattgggactttatcttattcactgtaacccccagagttagactagtccatacatacccttctcatctcttattgggactttatcttattcactgtaacccccagagttagactagtccatacatacccttctcatctcttattgggactttatcttattcactgtaacccccagagttagactagtccatacatacccttctcatctcttattgggactttatcttattcactgtaacccccagagttagactagtccatacatacccttctcatctcttattgggactttatcttattcactgtaacccccagagttagactagtccatacatacccttctcatctcttattgggactttatcttattcactgtaacccccagagttag
This genomic window from Perca flavescens isolate YP-PL-M2 chromosome 18, PFLA_1.0, whole genome shotgun sequence contains:
- the LOC114572916 gene encoding zinc finger and BTB domain-containing protein 1, giving the protein MARPSHSDHVLQQLNNQREWGFLCDCLIAIGDIYFRAHKAVLAACSSYFRMTFIREQQAAGGGGGGRLDLSNMAISAECFDLILQLMYLGRIVVGGYEFEELKASMATLQMYYIPDSLDDLRDIRSANITPSSTASSSSSSSSAGGGAVAAGKMMFGVRMYEQQRAAGEGGATAERRGAGGRMDLVEPKAVQLRRAPVCKGEDEAERDGEPGGVCVKTEPEEENAFAEIEVVRGTLPGALSGGEPLDGGHAHVPSGDDSGIPAKLRRVKEEKPEQQDGGCAPCELCGAALTEENKSAHYLSDHMGNICACGRCLARSGHSPGYRGESDSPGEDEASLPEDPSGADGAEEGDLACPHCGALFQSESLALEHTLSCHEELFRPPLLEDGTAAAGGEPDHRRKHFCSICGKGFYQRCHLREHYTVHTKEKQFSCQTCGKQFLRERQLRLHTDMHRGMARYVCPVCDQGTFLKHDHVRHMISHLAAGETICQVCFQIFPGGEQLEKHMDVHLYICGVCGEKFRLRKDMRSHYNAKHTKRL